The Prochlorococcus marinus CUG1416 genome has a segment encoding these proteins:
- a CDS encoding DUF2839 family protein — MGEAKRRKNLGIPPREKTEDIKLPQLDKKAIQQKVRSTLYKYPIIPFLFYGVAILILIGGLFYVFKSFYIA; from the coding sequence ATGGGAGAGGCAAAGAGAAGAAAAAATTTAGGTATTCCTCCTAGAGAAAAAACCGAAGATATAAAGTTGCCTCAACTTGATAAAAAAGCCATACAACAAAAAGTTAGGTCTACATTATATAAATATCCAATTATCCCTTTTCTTTTTTATGGAGTTGCAATATTGATCTTAATTGGGGGTTTATTTTATGTTTTCAAATCCTTTTATATTGCTTAA